A genomic region of Miscanthus floridulus cultivar M001 chromosome 3, ASM1932011v1, whole genome shotgun sequence contains the following coding sequences:
- the LOC136544994 gene encoding uncharacterized protein, protein MASPVIFQEAVNRGVTFGLARWDEKASQGHLKERLEMAANELELALERSAKLPITDVSLLQRRKMIKRGYVEAMELLKKDKQQAVPPGQELQVAQGVKRKRWFDCAKNMSLKPFVALSTDAVRRFEWYADHAGRFVRDVESGCSLHHNTFCNPIVKHLLEGKTLRYHRLEQGNNLRRSFYIFPMYSDERGVEAQLAYSYMDSTMIEKNFLLTLSLRLSENTDIVGVAIKGLQLLTAEFKLAAECATGELTLLSTISQDAAQFYGPPLVRSEEFFIKQTQIARPDPACCKGSRHGLCANNNVSSELSDIFPEQVILWGFECSIPALESSTRSSFDEVGRGWKPPLRVRIIFSPHYFFIFYLMRWIKQYFIDLWERRQMVKTSNYTYAVESIGDDVEKFINDVSLQEVAETIKSKAINCFSRHPEPREYRIDWASVHGGASFTVENASVETAGVPRTRKKVQYAIEQEQGQVAGGN, encoded by the coding sequence ATGGCGTCGCCAGTCATTTTTCAGGAAGCCGTGAACAGAGGTGTCACCTTTGGGTTGGCCAGGTGGGATGAGAAGGCATCCCAAGGCCACTTGAAGGAGAGGTTGGAGATGGCAGCCAACGAGCTGGAGCTTGCGCTTGAGAGGTCAGCAAAGCTGCCCATCACAGATGTCTCCCTGCTTCAGCGCAGGAAGATGATCAAGCGTGGCTACGTTGAGGCCATGGAGCTGCTCAAGAAGGACAAGCAGCAGGCGGTGCCTCCAGGGCAGGAACTCCAGGTTGCTCAAGGGGTAAAGCGCAAGCGATGGTTTGATTGTGCTAAGAACATGTCCTTGAAACCTTTTGTTGCCTTGAGCACAGATGCTGTTCGAAGATTTGAATGGTATGCAGATCATGCTGGCAGGTTTGTGAGGGACGTGGAGTCTGGGTGTTCGCTTCATCACAACACCTTTTGCAACCCTATTGTCAAGCATCTCCTTGAAGGTAAAACTCTCCGGTACCATCGTTTGGAGCAAGGAAATAACCTGCGACGAAGTTTCTACATATTTCCCATGTATTCTGATGAGCGTGGAGTAGAGGCACAGCTAGCATACTCTTACATGGATAGCACAATGATAGAGAAAAATTTTCTTCTGACGTTGTCCCTACGACTATCAGAAAACACAGACATAGTTGGGGTTGCTATTAAAGGATTGCAATTATTGACAGCTGAATTCAAACTTGCGGCTGAATGTGCAACGGGAGAACTCACCCTGCTATCTACTATTTCACAAGACGCTGCCCAATTCTATGGGCCTCCGTTGGTGCGCTCTGAAGAGTTTTTTATCAAGCAGACACAAATTGCTCGCCCAGACCCAGCATGTTGCAAAGGAAGTAGGCACGGACTTTGTGCTAACAACAACGTCTCCTCAGAGTTATCGGACATATTCCCAGAGCAAGTTATTCTTTGGGGGTTTGAGTGCTCTATACCAGCACTAGAGTCCAGCACGCGTAGCTCATTTGATGAGGTGGGCAGAGGTTGGAAGCCACCTCTGCGAGTGAGAATTATCTTCAGTCCCCATTatttctttattttttatttgatgAGGTGGATAAAGCAGTACTTTATTGATTTATGGGAAAGGCGGCAGATGGTTAAAACCAGTAATTACACTTATGCAGTAGAGAGTATCGGAGACGATGTTGAGAAGTTTATAAATGATGTCAGCTTACAGGAAGTGGCCGAGACAATAAAATCAAAGGCAATAAACTGTTTCTCACGTCATCCAGAGCCGAGGGAGTACAGAATAGATTGGGCCTCTGTACACGGTGGTGCATCGTTTACTGTGGAAAACGCAAGCGTGGAAACAGCAGGTGTGCCCAGAACCAGGAAAAAGGTACAATACGCGATCGAGCAAGAACAAGGACAAGTAGCAGGAGGTAACTAG